In the Epinephelus fuscoguttatus linkage group LG10, E.fuscoguttatus.final_Chr_v1 genome, TTTCATGAATGACACCTGTTAACTTTAGCACAGATGTTGTATCATACATGATAGTAGAGACACTGAAAGTGATGGACAGCTTTTTATAGGGAGGGCTGGCTTGGTGGCTCTGCACCTTCCTGTGTCTACAGTTAATTACTGCTGTCCATCTTATTAAGCCCGAACATTGTGGAGGGAGGTTGTGAAAACACACTTGAATGTAACAGCCTCTCACACACTCCCTCGATGCTGCATTTCAACTatgttgtatgttttctgtctcCAGGACAACTATACCTCTTTCTGCAACCTGGACTCAAAGGGCATGTGCTATCGCTTTGAGGTTTCCCTGGGCGGCCCCGCCATCGAGCTGCACAACTGCATGGCCAAACTTCTTGCTCACCCTTTGCAAAGACCTTTCCAGAGCCACGCGTCTTACAGCCTGCTGGAGGGGGAAGACCCCCAGGACATTGAGGCAACAGTGTAAAACTGGACACACCCATAACTCCCTGTTTCTCTGTGAAattcacacactgtagtttattagGAAGAGCAAGTGGTTTTCCAAATACACCTTATTACCGAGAGTTCTTTCCATTACCTGCTGAAGAGCAATAATTTGTAGGAATATTTGGGAAAACCAGGCGTGGTTCTAAAGAGACATGAAGGTTTCAGCAGGTTTCCATTAACTCAGTGTTTCTATAAAAGAATAATGAGTCATCCATTGTTGTAAGCGGAAGTAATAAAATGATGCGGCCGTTAGCTGTAAACCTACTGGAGCCATCCTGGGGATGAGTAAGTGGAAGTCAACAGAGATCAGGAGcaggacaggaggagaggaagattaAGATCGAATAAAAAGAAGATGGTTAAAGCATCAGGCTTTGTTAAACTCGCTCCCTCAccatttgttttctctttcaaaTCATAGACCGCACTGATCTGTCTCTAAGTCTTAAATGGTGAAATCAAAGCAAGCCTGTGACAGTTTTCTATAACTGGCCTTTTGACTCTTTGAAGTAATGATGTACTGTATCACAGAGGTCAGAACGTCTGTAATATTGCCTTGCCTTTTTGTTAGTTTCCACTCTTTGTTGCCTGTTTTGatgtattttctattttataaGGGGTTGATTTCAATCTTTAGTTGATTTGTCACTATTTTATGTTACACAGACAATGAAAGAATGTACAATaatgtacactgaacaaaaatttaaacgTATAACATTTGTTTTAACTCCTATCTTTAAAAGATTTATGTTAAATCGCTAAGACATTTTTCATCCACTCAGTATATTTCTTGATGTATTTCTCTCGAGCACTTCACCCTTTCCatgataatccatccacctgacaggtgtcgCATATGAAGATGCTGCTTAAACAGCATccttactacacaggtgtgccttggggtggtcacaataaaaggccactttaaaatgtttagtttgatcacacaacacaatgtcaaagatgtcacaagttttgagggagtgtgtCATTGGAATGCTGACGGCAGGGATGTCCCTTAGAGCTGTTGCCTGCCAACTGTATGTTCATTTTACCATTATCAGCCGTCTCTGGTGTTGTATTCAgtaatttggcagtacatccaaccagcctcacaaccacagaccacattaacaacACCAGCTTAGGACCTGCACATCCAGCATCTTCATCTTCTGAATAAAGATGTCTGATCGTTTGAGACCAGCCACTGAAACAGCTGTTTGCGTAACTggagaatttctgcacaaaccgtcagaaaccgtctcaaggaatctcatctgcatgctcatcaTCCCTGAAAAGGGTCATGACCTGACAGCACTTTGTCATCGTAACTGACTTCTgcagttgtgaggctggttggatgtactgccaaattcactgAAAAGTCATTGGAGACAACTTAtagtagtgaaatgaacagttCTCAGgtaacagctctggtggacattcctgcagtcagcatgctaatgtcatgctccctcaaaacttgtgacatctgtgttATGATGTAGTgggatcaaactgcacattttagagtgtcaTTTTcctgtgaccatcccaaggtaCACCTGAATGaagctgtttaatcagcatcttgatatgtgACACCTGTCAAGTGGATGGATTATCACagaaaggagaagtgctcactaacacaagTTATGACAAATTTGTGAAtgaaatttgagagaaatatatctattgaataaataaaaaagtcttggatctttaacttaaacctgtaaaaaattggagcaaacaaacagaagtgtcTTTAAATTTTTGGTCAGTGTAGCAGTGGTTTCTCTTGACTGATTTCTGTAGCATTAACAGACTTGTGAAAAAGGCACCTCATACTGCCAGTTTAACTGCACTTGAAACACATTGTACAGATGAGCTTTTTGAAGCTGTTTCTGGATATTAAAAAACGGCATGTGGAATCATATTTTTCATGTTCATACATGCTTTCTACGTTTTTGTCAGGAGATGGCAGCAGAATCCCTCTGGAGATATGGACAGATCGAAATGCCTCGTCATAAAGCTGCCGAGgggatttgcattttttatatatgtatatatatacatacagttttgatattttttctgctttgatcgtctgtctgtctcactaaACTTTTCTGCGTTAAATCTCCAGATGTCTTCGCTGCCAAGCTTCTTATCAGTGGTGCTATAAATTCTAAATCTACAGGCCTGTTTGACAGCACGATTCAACAGTTATCACAGCAGCCTTATCTGTTATCTACCTATGGCATGGATCATGGACCGCGGaacgcatctgaacaagggggggccataatttcaagtcacgcggagggggtggggggcatatgcattgaaacagacaataggCCATTACTGACgttgcggagcactttttttttttattccgacgccacacagtcacatctacagtacacgcatgaacacgaacacatgcttgctcagattaacccctctgatcccactctaacattcacacacaacaggccaagcctatttacacataaaggcacagatgaggccacagtggaagctggagtaatttgatcattttgtttttttctgtttacttgaagaaaatcagatatcgacttctgtctcttcattttcccagatgAAGCCAGCGCAGGTGCCCGCCGTTAGCTCGCGACGCTCATGCATGACGTATTGATAAACAATGCACTTGATAGGCACACTAATATCAAATCAAtatgcagcagtcagtgggagttttttttatcggcagcagttggtgagagtgagtgaaggtgtgtggtgacttggctcgtaaaaacacagataggctacaacttaggcttttattcatataaaatagtttgtcagagtagagccctgcgcgggactgttttcttcatcccgctcctgcccgctccgctgaatttctgaccattaccgcccgcaaccgcaaccgcaacgtgtgtgttacactcccgcccgctcccgcaatgtgtagcctatgtccactcccgcccgctcccgcaaaactctgagaatttatgcccgcacaataatagaaatgcattgtttttgtgtcttctcccgtcccgcagtagaaaacacgtcattttataggctattaataaagagattcatggggttgtttgtttcgttcccctggcctgcatgtcttttgacgcactggtcaggaatagcgctcctatttcgttgttttcatttagtttttaatgaaataaaggctgtttcatattctgttcTCCTcccctgtatttatttaggctatttctacctttatataatcacgcagtgattgaggttaaggcaagcccgacgccaggatgaagttactgagggggcggttaaaaattacgagggggcaaatctttattatgcaacataggttcacacagtgagttataaagagcgcgcaGCCGTGCGTAATATTCGCTCGTAATGAGAGCTcgtcgccggtgaaacacaataaactgcacgtcttctttcatgtttgtctcatgacagatggagctgacagacagacagacagacagacagttggagcaagcggcaaattggtatgaaagctggttcagggtatattcgtccatttatgaataaatatggagtggaaacgctcatgcatgtgcatcaagttcctgtgttgacatcccATCGCtataggctacatcttcttcttattatttttcttcttcttctactgttggCAAACAGCGAATTGGCccattaccgccaccaactggtggagtgtggatcaaaatgactattactatttgcgttgggtcccgccgggtcccaatgcagccctttATGTCAGAGTCcaaaagttacccgggccatggcccccctggcccccccGGTTCCGCGGTCTATGGCATGGATATAACTTCAATGGCAAATTTTCCTGTTACCCTCGATGTGTCTGGTCGCGTATCTCAAGAGGTGTTTTTTATCTCAGTCCTCGACCATTtggtttcctgtttttgttcagAGGTTGATCCGATGTCTGTCCTGACTCCTGATAGTCACTCATTTTCTGTCACTCTAACATACCTTCGTAAATTAGTTTTTTTCCGGTGAAGACAGGTTGTCAGGGAGACAATGGGGGAGCAGGAAAACGCCGGGCTCAGAGGACCTTTCACCTTTCACACACTTCACCAGAAGAGCCGGCTGTTCCTCACGTCATCGCCGTAGATAACAGAGTgcggggtgggggtgggggcggggggGGGTCCAGTGGGTCTGTACTGCAGAGAGAATTTGTTATTCCCTCATCCCTGAAGAATGACAGGTCCCTATTGTTTTCATTCTTTCACTCCTCCACTGCCATGCCTCCTTTCCGTGCTTGCTTGGGACAGGATAtggtggaatttttttttttttttgtattttctgctgTTACTCCTCACATAGCCTACATTGTTCATCTGCCACCAGGGGAATATTATCACAAATTCTTTAGAAGCTATATTTATATGTGGCACTGATGGGTGATCTGTCCTTTCTCGTATATTACGAGCAGACTGGTGGAAAATAACTGGATTTTTTGCGAGATACTTCTATGAAAGCCTAATGTACtcagtttagtttcagtttgCGGATTccgcttttttttaattatcatgattattatattgttaattcagaaaattaagcattttttctttctcaggtGAATGCATCATACCTCCATACACCTATTTACATTTGATGCTGCTTTACACTTCTACTCCACTATAATTCAGAGGGTAATATTGTACATTGTACCCCACTGCAGTTATCTGACACCTACAGTAACTAGTTacttttttgtcatgattttacTTTTGAAAAATATAGTTATCTAAAAAAGTACAATGCATTATTATAAGTTAAAATACCAGCAGCCTCCCTGGATTAACCTGTGAACAGGCCCTGGGGCAAATTTGAGTTTGGGCCCCCTGTTGCCTCCTTGCTGGTTGATAATCCTGCCTTGCCCAAAAGTATTTAGGTGTAAGGTAATTAAAAGAAGCTCGATCTTGACCATTTTCAGCATTAAAATCCTGCGTTGGGTTAATCCATCTGTAATCGTAATTCAGTTGGCATCACTCTTAaggtacattttgctgataggGTGATGAGTCAAGTTGGGATACAGGACTTTAATGGGAGTGTagttcattcattaattttccgttccataactgcttatcctgttgtgGGTCGCGAGgggttggagcctatcccagctgacactgggcgagaggcgggttacaccctggacagacaaccattcacaccacgttaaagtcaccagttaacctgcgtatctttggactgtgggaggaagccggagtacccaggaAAACCCAcccaaactctgcacagaagggctcccccaccccagattcgaaccaggaaccctcttgctgtgaggcgacaacggtaaccaccacaccacagtGCTGTGTTCATCATATGGTCATACTGTATTGATTGCAGTACATTAAAGGATGGGTTCATATTCTTAAAGTCTATCTTAATACAAGAGTCATATGCTTATATGTACATTTAAAGAAGTTCTGTAAATGTAAGGGACCAAAGCTCATCACACTGTGTAAACATAACTTCTAAAGCTGAGCTGAAGATCAAATGAGGCTTCATCTAAATGAaaccagggtgtctacaggtgcttacaaagtcttaaattcatttttttaaacaataaaaagtcattaaatggtCTAACATCTGAATCTGTGAGTCTTAActgacacaaatatttttttaaatgaatattttaatcCATCCTTTTTTTCTAGTCTACATATCTGATGTttcaaatctttaaacctacaAACAAATGACTGTAGTCTTACTTTATACTTGTACTTAACTGTTGTTGTGAGCTGTTACCTAACCTATAGACACCCTGTAGATGAACCAGGGGGGTGTTATGCCAAAGTTACTGTGTTTTTAGTGTGGAATTCACTCTTATTGTTACTATGCCTCCACAACAGTTCAGCAGGAACACTGTCTGTGGGAACACAAAGAGGAAACTTAATTCTAAAAGGACTGTAACTTGATTTGACTGAACTGTCATATTAGCTTCATATGGAGATTTGAACTCAAAACAGGACTGTTGATTTCTTCCATCACCCACATTGGAGACGCATTAAGTAGGGATCTTTCATGGCCAGTATGAACATgaggaaagatgacaacaaGCGGAATTTGTTTCAGTGTACACAGAGGCAAGAGAAGACATGGACACCTGATTATTGTTTAAGACAGACTTGGAAAAATGCAACCCTATCATTTAATTACACATATGTTCAAACACAAGACCATTTTTAATGAGTCATAAAATTGTATGGCATGGATTCTCTGATATAATTAGGTGCTCACATGAACACAACAGAAGTAGAGAAGCAAAACTGCAGCAAGTATTCATGAGTCTAGATTTTTACATAAGAGTAGGAAGATTTTTATAAAATCTTATCAAACATTTGCGGGAAAAATGACATCAGACACAAAGTCTTCTTCCAAGCAGAGTCATTTTCTATGAGTAAAAACCTGTCACAGGGGGATCGTTAAACTTTATTCAGTCTTACGGCCACAACTATTTCCTTTTGTTCCAGGCACCAGGAAAATTTCTGACAATTTGGGCAGCGGTGCAGCTGGAGGCTGGAAGTGTGACAGAGGTCGAtgtgggaggagaggggaggagaggggcgGTGAGGGTTGGGCCAGGATGGACTGGAAGTGTGCCTCCAGCAGCATTTATAAACATGGCCCCCTCACACACCTAAGGGTCATTGTTTACATCCATCCATACGTGCCATTTGTGCCTGTATGTTTCTGCTCCCTGACAGTGTGGCACAGCCATAGAAGACAGAGGAACAAACATCCCACCACAGTTTTTTCTTCCACTTCTGTTCGACAGCATTCTCCTTGAAGCCTCAGCACCTGCTCCACAGAGAGGATCTCATCTGAACAGCCACCTTTCGGATTTGTAGCAAAAAATAATTCCTCTTTAGATATTCCAGAACCAGCTGCCACCATTTCACCTCCAACAGTCATGTACAGCTCCAGCTACTCCCGGGCCAAGTTTGGCCTGGATGCGAGGGAGCCCCTGCACAAGCCCAGAGGGAAGAGCTGCAGCTACTACATGAGGACTGTCTTCTTGTTCTCCTCTCTGATCCAGTCTCTGATCATCGTCAGCCTTGTGCTCTTCCTCATCTATGGACAGCCAGAGAAGTCTGCGGAGGAGAGGAGGGTTGAGGTCAGTGATTTCTTCTCATATAATAACCCTTTTGAGATATTGAAGAACCCCCTCCAGATGTGTTAAGATGTATAAAACTACCCCGCTCTGTATAATAATTTGTGTCTGATACAGTTTCTGTACAAAACTATCTGAAAATAACaaaacttccacattttaagtGGAAGTAGACTTATAGAGACTTAatttgacttaaaaaaaaaaacgagatGTGCAGCAGCTTTTGATTCATCTTCAGCCTGTTATGTGTCTGACACACAGTAAAATATACATGTGTATAGTATGTTACAAGCTGTTAAAtacagtggtggtggtgatgatgatgatgatgctgagtGACCTGACTTTCACTCTGAAGGAGCTGGAGTTGAACATCAACACGCTGAGTGACAACATCATCCAGCTGAGAAAGGAGAAAGGCGAGCTGGGAGCTCAGCTGGGAGCTCGTACAGCTGAGAAAGCTGCTGTGGAGGCAGAGTTGGCGAAGCTGAAGACTGATGCCAACAACACAGAGTATAGACTCCAAGATAAATTAGTGAGTAGATGACTTGATTAATATCATGCTAAGAGAGGCAGGTCATTTATTATCAtgtattattttacttttgtaaGTGGTTGATGTGCAgctaattattgtttttttgatCACTGATTAATGTAAAACTTGAAATTTTCCACCATAGTTGTCGTCTTTatgctgcttgttttgtccaactatAGGACAGAATGTTAATTTGAGCAGTTGCTTAAGTCATAGAACAAGTGTAATGGTgtaaaaagttaaatatttcCTGCTAAAATTTAGTGGAAGAAAAGTATAAAGtaaactaaaaacaacaaattacaaGTACCCCATGTGTGCTTAGGTATTGTGGTTAATTTATATATGTCCTTACATTTCACCACTATTGGTCGCTAtgttaatgaaataaatatatttttttcatgtacaGTCTAACTGTGAGAGAATGAAAGCAGCAACAATGAGCATGATGGCGGCGCGGCGTCCCACCCCTCCAATCCAGCCCCCTCCTGTGGTCACTACAAGCGGTATGTCCATGAATATTCTATACTTTTTGGGAGACTTAAACATTGTGAAAAACCTAGTGAATGTATgtgtaaaatgataataaatgtacAGTAAAAGTCACTGGCTTTATAAAACGTTAATTCATCATTCACTAATGCTTTATAGATAAGTTACAAGACATTATTAAGGACAACTTTTGGGGTTTTGAAGAATTTCTCTCGCTGGTATTTAGATGATGGTTTAGTTGAGGTTATTACTCTTTATCAACTACTTATTAACATTTATATCGAAAGAGTTGATGGCTTATTCGAAGTGAGGAACTCCTGAGCATTGATTGATGACCTCACCATTATCAGTGTCTAATTACTGATCTGCAAGCATTACTAAACTAAACATTAACAACCCCATTAGTTAGCCTACACTTAATAAAGTGTGACTTATTAGAAAATGgtataataaaagtaaagcTGTCAGAGTTTTCCTGTGATTATAATGTTTCCCACTCATCTCTCCAGGTGAGATGAAGACTTTGCAGACCCTCAATGCTCAGCAGAGAGCTATGATAAATCTCATCGAGGCAAACTTCACCCAGACAGTTCAGTACCTGAGCCAGGAGAGAGACAACGCCCTCAAAGACCGAGACACACACCACCAGGACGCTATCGCCCTGCGCAGGGAAAACACCATGCTGAAGGAGCAGCTCACCACCTACACCAGGTGCTGTGTGTTTCTCCATCTGCTCCACGAGAGTAACTGAAAATATTAAGatttaacattaaaacatttgtctcattccttttttttttttttaaccaggaaATGCAAAGAGGACTTTGCCCAGTCTTTGGACGGGATCAAAACGGTGACCAGTGGTTTCCTGAACAAGATCAACAATCTGTTTCCCCACCAGCTGACCTTTCACCTCACCTGCGACAGCCAGCAGGAGCAGATGGAGAAGATCAGAAACAGCTGCACGAACCTGTCCAGAGACGTGGAGAATAAGTTCCAGCTGTACTTAGACAACGTGGGCAACAAGGTGTGTGCAACATATTAAGTGATTCTTGGTGTGTGTTGATTTGATGGTATTTTTTGAAATGACTGCAATCAGTGTACACTGGAATACACAGTCTTAAAAGGCATTCAGCAGAATAGAATAGATTTACACATAGACCTATATGCAGTGGCAGAAGACGTACTCAGATCCAGTACAGGTAGATGTCCTGCATTCAAATTCCTCTTTTTGTAAAAGGGCAGAAGTACAGCAAAATATTCTAAAAGTTTGAAAAGTAAAAGAACTTGTTCTGCAAAACACTGACAATCTGGTCTATCACCAGGAATCTAAAAGGAT is a window encoding:
- the plvapb gene encoding plasmalemma vesicle associated protein b gives rise to the protein MYSSSYSRAKFGLDAREPLHKPRGKSCSYYMRTVFLFSSLIQSLIIVSLVLFLIYGQPEKSAEERRVEELELNINTLSDNIIQLRKEKGELGAQLGARTAEKAAVEAELAKLKTDANNTEYRLQDKLSNCERMKAATMSMMAARRPTPPIQPPPVVTTSGEMKTLQTLNAQQRAMINLIEANFTQTVQYLSQERDNALKDRDTHHQDAIALRRENTMLKEQLTTYTRKCKEDFAQSLDGIKTVTSGFLNKINNLFPHQLTFHLTCDSQQEQMEKIRNSCTNLSRDVENKFQLYLDNVGNKVAEIQALSSRLEVQNAHLTSDMQQCEHSRSETSAEAAKQLELKQKAHDDKVEKLLIEQNWLRDQKKLAEDTLALRERELQTLQRMLPAQPSFKSSVPKPAALQASSGAPGISKPPTVR